The DNA window TGAGCACGCTCTCCTTCCTCGCGGACGGCGGAGACAACTTCCGCGCGTTCACCGCATCGACCGACCGCCTCGACACGGGCAACGTCGACTATGAGGCCTGGATCGACTACCTGGCCGCCGAGTCGCCTGTCGCGCCGTCGTACGCGAAGCACGCCGTCGAGGTCAGCGGGCTCGCCCCGGCTGCCGCAGGCAGCACGGCGACCTTCACCGCCGCCAACCTGAACCTCACGAGCCTCGGCACCCCCGAGACGACGGAGCTCAGCGTGAGCATCGACGGGCGGGATGCCGGAACGGTGCCCGTCACCGCCGGTGCCGCCGAGGTGCGTATCCCGGTTCCGGCGGACGCCGAAGCCGGCAGCATGCTGCAGGTGGTGCTCACGGCGGAGTCGGGAACGGTCGTCACCGTCCCCGTGTCCGTCACCGAGTCGGCGACCACGCCCACGCCGGATCCGAGCACTCCGGGCACGGGCACTCCGGGCACGGGAACGCCAGGCACGGGCACTCCGGGCACGGGGGCCGGTTCCGGCTCCGGCTCCGGCTCGTCCGGCGGCGGGCTCGCCCTCACCGGTGCCGACGCGCCGTGGGGCATCGCCCTGGGCGGCGCCGTCCTCCTCATCGCGGGCGGCGCGGCATTCGTGCTGCGCAGGCGCCGTGAGGTCTCCACCGACTGACGCGCCGCAGGAGACGAAGGCCCCCGGCATCAGTGACGGGGGCCTTCGTGGCTGTCGGCGGGTGGCGATCAGGATGCCGCGGCCATGAGCTCGCGGCCGATGATGACCCGCATGATCTCGTTGGTGCCCTCGAGGATCTGGTGCACGCGGAGATCGCGCACGACCTTCTCGATGCCGTAGTCGTGGAGGTAGCCGTAGCCGCCGTGCAGCTGCAGCGCGTCGTTCGCGACGCGGAAGCCGGCGTCGGTGGCGAACCGCTTGGCCATCGCGCACTGCATCGCGGCGTCGGGGGCGTGCTCGTCGATCGCGCGTGCGGCGTCGCGCACGAGGGCGCGCGCGGCCGTCAGCTCGGTCGCCATGTCGGCGAGGGTGAAGACGACGCTCTGACGCTCGGACAGCGGCTCGCCGAAGGTGAACCGCTCGTGCACGTAGCGGATGGCGCGGTCGAGGGCCCACTGCGCGCCGCCGAGGGAGCAGGCCGCGATGTTCACGCGGCCGCCGTTCAGGGCGGACATCGCGATCTTGAAACCGCCGCCGAGGGTGCCGAGGACAGCGGATGCCGGCACCCGCACCTCGTCGAGGATGACCTGGCGCGTCGGCTGGGCGTTCCAGCCCATCTTCTTCTCGTTCGGACCGAAGGAGAGCCCCGTCGCGTCTCCCGGCACCAAGAACGCGGTGATGCCGCGGGCGCCCGGCTCGCCGGTGCGCGCCATCACGACGTAGACGGCGGCCTCGCCACCGCCCGAGATGAACTGCTTCACGCCGGTCAGGACGAAGCCGTCGTCGGACCCGTCCGCCGCGTCGCCGGCGACCCGGATGGCGCTGGTGGCGATGGCCGCGGCATCCGATCCCGCTCCCGGCTCCGTCAGGCAGTAGCTGCCGAGGTCGACCATGGAGCTGAGCGACGGCAGCCAGTCCCGGCGCTGCTCCTCGGTGCCGTACGTGTCGATCATCCACGCGACCATGTTGTGGATCGTGATGAAGGCCGCCACGGCGGGATCGGCTTTCGCCAGCTCCTCGACGAGGGCGACGGCGTCGACGCGCGCGAGTCCAGTGCCGCCCACGTCTTCGCGGACATAGAGGCCGCCGAGTCCGAGTTCGCCCGCACGGCGGATCGTCTCACGGGGGAAGGTCTTGGTCTCGTCCCACTCGAGGGCGTGCGGAGCGAGCTCCGTCGCGGCGAAGTCGCGCACCGCCTCAACCATCGCGGTGCGCTCTTCTGCGCTGACGGCCACCATCAGATCGGACATCCTGTGCACTCCTCCTGCGCTGCTGTCAGCGCAATGATGAGTTTACTTGGACGTCCTTGTAAATGCGAGGACGACCGCCGAATCGGTCCGGCATCGGCGGTCGACCTCGTCTCGAGGGGTTACTCGCTGCCGCGGCCGGTCTCGGACTGGAGGCGCTCGATGTGCTCGGACGCCTCCGCCTTCGTGAGGTCGGCGGAGATCTCCTCGCCTGCTTCGCGGGCCAGGGTGTCGAGGTAGCTGCGCTGCGGCGCGGTCATGGGCTCGTCGCCGGTGACCCAATCGGACGGGTCCTTGACGGCGGGGTTGTCGGCGGATTCGGTGGAGCCCAGCGTCTCGCCGGACGAGTTGTTCTCTGACATGTCTCGTACGTTAGTTCGATTGCCGGGCACGACGGGCGGGCTTGACAACCCGCCTCCCCGCTCCCGTCAAGGGGTGCGGGGCACGGCTTCTGCAGGCATACCGTCGAGCCATGAACGCTGACGAGAAGATGCAGTTCGCCGCTGGCGAGACCCCGCCGCCGCCTCCCCCCACCGACGATTCCACCGAGAGCACCGGCATCCCCGAGAGCGAAGCGGTCCGCAAGGACATGGCCTACAGCCCGGGGAGCGAGACCGAGACCGAGCAGAAGCAGGACGATCCGCTGCCGGACTCGATCGACGACGACATCGACACCAGCCAGATCAACGCGGTCCCCGGGACGGGCGGGCCCGACGACGTCGGCGACGTCGAGGTCGATCCCGCCGACCTGAATCTCCCGTTCCGCGAGGACTGATCAGGGGACGCCCGCGGTCCTGGGCATCCGCAGTCGTCGACCGAGCCGTGTCGGCGAGGTGGTGACGGCCCGCCATCGTGCGGAGCCGTCCCACCCGCGGGATCCGCGGGCGTCGGGGACGACTTTCGTCGCCGGGAGAAGACCGCGCTCGACAAGAGTCGTCCCGAGCCGGTGGTTCTCGGGTGTGACCGGACGCCTCAGAGCCGCTCGATGATCGTCGCGTTGGCCATGCCGCCGCCCTCGCACATCGTCTGCAGCCCGTATCGCCCGCCGCGGGCCTCGAGCCGGGCGAGCAGCGTGCCGAGCAGCCGCGTGCCCGACGATCCGAGCGCGTGCCCGAGCGCGATCGCGCCGCCCCACGCGTTCAGCGCGTCGGGATCCGCGTCGAGCTCGCGCGCCCACGCCAGCGGCACCGAGGCGAACGCCTCGTTGACCTCGTAGGCGTCGAGGTCGGCCATCCCCAGCCCGCTCCGCTCGAGGATGCGCCGTGTCGCCGGGATCGGCCCGGTCAGCATCATCAGCGGATCGTCGCCGACGACGGCGAACGCGTGGAAGCGGGCGCGCGGGCGAAGGCCGAGCGCGACGGCCGTCTCCTCCGCCATGATCAGCGCGGCAGACGCTCCGTCGGTCAGCGGCGAGGAGTTGCCCGGTGTGATGCGCCAGTCCAGCTCGGGGAAGCGCTCGGCGAGCGCCTCGGTGCGGAACGCCGGCGCCAGCCCTGCGAGGCCCTCGACCGTGGTCGCCGGGCGGACCGTCTCATCCGCCGTCACGGTGCTGCCGTCGGCCTCGACCGGGAGGAGCTGACCGTCGAAGAGACCGGATGCCGCGGCATCCGCTGCTCGACGATGCGACAGCGCCGCGTACGTGTCGAGCTCCTCGCGATCGAGCCTCCAGCGGTGCGCGATGAGCTCGGCCGAGACGCCCTGGTTGACGAGGCCCTCGGGGTACCGCGCCCGCAGCAGCGGCGACATCGGCGACCCGGCGACGGAGGTCGAGATGCCCAGCGGCACGCGGCTCATCGACTCGACGCCACCGGCGATGACGATGTCGTAGGCGCCCGCCATCACGCCCTGCGCCGCGAAGTGCACGGCCTGCTGGCTCGATCCGCACTGCCGGTCGATGGTCGTCGCGGGCACACCCACATCGAACCCCGCCGCGAGGACGGCCTGACGGGCGACGTTCGAGCTCTGCTCTCCGACCTGGCTCACGCAGCCGAGGAGCACGTCGTCGACCTGCCGCGACTCCAGACCGTTCCGCTCCAGCACCGACCGCAGCACGCCGGCGGCGAGGTCGACCGGATGCACGCCCGACAGGACTCCTCCGGGCTTGCCGCGGCCGACGGGCGTGCGGACGACGTCGACGATGACGGCGGTGCGGGTCACGGCTCAGGCCTCGGCTTCCTCGGGACGCTCGGCCGCCTCCGCGGCGGCGGTGTCGGCGACGTAGCCGTCGACGTGACGCTCGTCGGGGCCGTTGTAAGCGGACAGCGGTCGGATGAGCGCGTTGGAGGCCGCCTGCTCCATGATGTGCGCGGTCCACCCCGTCACCCGTGCCGCGACGAACAGCGGCGTGAAGGTCAGGGTGTCGAAGCCCATGAGGTGGTACGCGGGACCGGACGGGTAGTCGAGGTTCGGGTAGATCCCCTTGCGCCCGACGAAGTCCGACTCGAGCGCGTCGTAGAGCGCCGCGAGGTCGCCCGCGCCTTCGTGCGCGACGAGCGTGTCGAGCGCGGCCTTCATCGTCGGCACGCGCGAGTCGCCGCGCTTGTAGACGCGATGCCCGAAGCCCATGACCTTCCGCTTCGACGCGAGCGCGTCATCCAGCCACGGCCCGACGTTCTCGGCAGAGCCGATGTCGTCGAAGATGTGCATGACGGCCTCGTTCGCCCCGCCGTGGAGGGCGCCCTTGAGCGCGCCGACCGCGCCCACGACAGCGGAGTACAGATCGGACATCGTGCTGGTGATCACGCGCGCGGTGAAGGTCGAGGCGTTGAACGAGTGCTCGGCGTACAGGATCATCGACACGTCGAACGCCCGGCGCACGACCTCGTCCGGCAGCTCGCCGAAGGTCATCCAGAGGAAGTTCGCGGAGTAGTCCAGGTCGTCGCGGGGCGCGATCAGCTCCTGCCCGCGGCGGCGGCGCTGGTCGTAGGCGACGACGGCCGGCAGGACGGCGAACAGGCGGACGCTCTTGCGCAGATCGGCCTCGGGCGAGGCATCCGCGGTCTCCTCGTCGGCGGCACCGATCGCGGACACCGCGGTGCGCACGACGTCCATCGGGTGGGCGGTGAGCGGCAGCAGGTCGATCGTCTGCTTCACGTCCTCGGGCAGCGCCCGCTGCGAGCGCTCGGTGCGCCGCAGCTCCGCGAGCTGCTCGTCGTCGGGCAGTTCGCCGTGCCACAGCAGGTAGGCCACCGCCTCGAACGAGTGAGTAGCCGCCAGCTCCTGCACCGGATAGCCCCGGTACAGCAGCGAGTTGCTGTCGGGATTGACCTTCGAGATCGCGGTGTAGTCGACCGTGACCCCTGCGAGGCCCTTCTTGATGTCGGTGTCGCTCATGTCAGTCCTTCGTGATGGTGAAGTTGAAGACGCTGGTGTCGAAGTGGTTGTAGCCCTCGTAGTCGATGAGGTCGTACAGGTCGGCGCGGTGCTGCATCTCGTCCAGTCTGCCGGTGAGGTGTCCCTCGGCGTCGAGCGTGTCCAGCGCCCTCCCGGCGGCGCCCATCGCCATCCGCAGCAGCGACACCGGCCAGATGACGATGTTCACGCCGACGTCGGCCAGCTGCTGCGCGGGGAACAGCTCGGACTTCCCGAACTCCGTCATGTTCGCGAGGATCGGCACGTCGACGGCGGCGCGCATGGCGGCGAACTCCTCGATCGTGCGCATCGCCTCGGGGAAGATCGCGTCGGCGCCGGCGTCCACCAGGGCGCGAGCGCGGTCGAGCGCGGCATCCATCCCCTCGACGGCGCGGATGTCGGTGCGGGCCATCACCAGGAAGCTCGCATCGCGACGGGCGTCGACGGCGGCGCGGATGCGCTTGACGGCCGTGTCGTCATCGACGACCGCCTTGCCGTCGAGGTGCCCGCACCGCTTCGGGTTGACCTGATCCTCGATGTGCATGCCTGCGAGGCCCGCGTCCTCGAGCGTCTGCACGGTGCGCGCGACGTTCATGGGCTCACCGAAGCCGGTGTCGGCGTCGATGATCGCCGGCAGCTCCGTCATGCGGGCGATCTGCTGCCCGCGGCCCGCGACCTCGGTGAGGGTCGTCAGCCCGATGTCGGGCAGGCCGAGATCGGCCGAGAGGACGGCTCCCGAGATGTACACGCCCTCGAACCCCTTGCGATCGATCAGCCGGGCGCTCAGCGGGTTGAACGCCCCGGGGAAGCGCAGCAGCTCCCCGGTCGCGAGGCGCTCGCGGAACAGGCGGCGCTTCTCCGACGCCGATGTGGTGGCGTACAGCATCAGAAGAGGCCCTTCGGCGCCGGGGCCCCGGCCAGCACGCCGCGCGTGGCCACGATGCTCAGCTGCCGCACCTCATCGACGGTGAGCTCGGGCAGGCGCTGGGCGAGGTCGAGGAAGCGCTCGATCTCGGCGGGCTCGAGCACGGGCTCGGCGAGCAGGCGGAACTTGCGGATGTAGTCCTCGCGTCCGAACGGACGGGCGCCCAGCGGGTGGGCGTCGGCGACGGCGATCTCGTCGGTCAGCTCGCTGCCGTCGGTGAAGCGGATGACGACGCGGCCGCCGAACGCCTTCTCGTCCGGGTCCTCCGAGTGGTAGCGGCGCGTCCACTCCGCGTCCTCCGCGGTGGTGACCTTGTGCCACAGCGCGACGGTGTCGGGCCGGCCGGCGCGCTCGGGCGCGTAGGAGTCGACGTGGTGCCACCCGCCGTCCTGCAGGGCGACGGCGAAGATGTACGGGATCGAGTGGTCGAGCGTCTCGCGCGAGGCGGTCGGGTCGTACTTCTGCGGGTCGTTCGCACCCGAGCCGATCACGTGGTGCGTGTGGTGCGACGTGTGCAGCACGATCGACTCGACGTTCGCGGGGTCGGCCGCGTCGGGGCGCTCGTCGTGCAGCCTGCGGGCGAGGTCGATCCACGCCTGCGCCTGGTACTCGGCGGAGTGCTCCTTCGTGTACGAGTCGAGGATGCCGCGCTTGGACTCCCCTGGCCCGGGCAGCGGCACCTCGTACGAGGCGTCTGGTCCGTCCAGCATCCAGGCGATGACGCCGTCTTCGCCCTCGTAGATCGGCGACGGGCTCGTCTCGCCGCGCATCGCGCGATCGACCGCCTCGACGGCCATCTTGCCCGCGAAGGCCGGGGCGTGCGCCTTCCACGTGGAGATCTCGCCCTTGCGCGACTGGCGCGTGGCGGTGGTCGTGTGGAGCGCCTGGCCGACGGCCTGATAGATCGTCTCGGCGGGGAGCCCGAGCAGCGTGCCGATGCCGGCGGCGGCCGAGGGGCCGAGGTGGGCGACGTGGTCGATCTTGTGGCGATGCAGCGAGATCGCGCGGACGAGGTCGATCTGGATCTCGTACCCGGTCGCGAGCCCCCGCAGCAGCGCCCGCCCCTCGCTGCCGACGTGCTGCGCGACGGCGAGGATCGGCGGGATGTTGTCGCCGGGGTGCGAGTACTCCGCCGCGAGGAACGTGTCGTGGTAGTCGAGCTCTCGCACGGCGACGCCGTTGGCCCACGCCGCCCACTCCGGGCTCGTGCGGCGCTCGAGCGTGCAGCCGAAGACCGTGGCACCCGCGCCGCTGATCGACACGGCGTGGTCGAGGGCCTGCTGGCGCGCCGCGCTGACGGGCGCCCGCGTGAGGGATGCCGCGGCCACGGCCGCGTTGTCGATGACGCGGTTGATGATCATGTCCGCGACGTCGTCGTCGACCTCGACCGGATCGGCGGCGATCTCGGCGAGACGCCAGGCGAGCTGTCCCTCGCGGGCGAGCTCCTCGTCGCTGCGGTGGACGCGGAGGTGGTGGGTGACGGTCATGATGTCCTTCCGGAGGGGGTGAGGGGGCGCGGCGCATCCTCGAGGGAGAGGAGCGCACTCTCGAGCGCGTTGTGCAGGTGGACGGCGGTGGCGGATGCCGCGAGGTCGGCGTCCGCGTCGGCGATGGCGGCTGCGATCAGCCGGTGCTCGGCCGCGGAGGCGGCCAGGCGCGCGGGCTTGTCGCGTGCCAGGCGGCGCACCCGCACGAGATGGGTACGCACGGTGCGCAGAGCCGCGGACAGGCGCGCGTTGTCGGCCGCGGCGTCCACGGCCCGATCGAAGCGCGCGATGAGCGCGTAGTAGGCGTCGAGCGCGGCGTCGTCGAGGCCGGCGGCGCGGAACTCCTCCGCGAGGGCGGCGAAGACCGCGGGATCACCCCGCCGCGCGGCGGCCCGCGCGGCCGTGGTCTCGAGGGCGGTCCGCACCTCGAAGAGGTCGCGGATGTCGCGGGCAGCGATGCCGGCGACCACGGTGACGCGCGGCGACTGCTGCACCACGAGTCCGTCGGCGGCCAGGCGGCTCAGCGCCTCGCGGAGCGGCGTGCGGCTCACGCCGAGGCGGGTCGACTGCCCGACCTCGCTCAGGACGGCGCCCGCGGGCAGCTGTCCGCTCTGGATCTCGTCGAGGAGACGCTCGTACGCCCGATCGCTGGCGCGCATGCATCCTCCCTCCACTGGAACACGCCCAGTGTATACAAAGCCGCGCCTGGCGAGGAGGCTGGGTCGGTTTCCGGTGCCGAGCGCATACACAGACACGTTGTGCTGCGCGTTCACGGTGAGATCTCGTTTCACACTCTTCACGAATGTGTGAATCGGGCGTAGCGTTCGCGACGTGACCCCCGTCATCCGCACCACCCACCTCGTCAAGCGCTACGGACGACTCTCCGCCCTCGACGGGCTCGACCTGGCGGTCGACGCGGGATCCGTGCACGGCTTCCTCGGCCCCAACGGCGCCGGCAAGTCGACGACCATCCGCATCCTCCTCGGACTCGCGCGCGCCACGTCCGGCTCCGCGGAGGTGTTCGGCCACGACCCGTGGCGCGACGCGGTGCCGCTCCACCGCCGCATCGCGAGCGTCCCCGGGGATGTGAGCGTGTGGCCGAACCTGTCGGGCGGCGAGGCGATCGACGTGCTCGCGCGGCTGCGCGGGGCCCAGCGGCACGACCGCGCCTACCGCAACGAGCGCGAGCGTCTCGTGGAGGCCTTCCAGTTCGACCCCCGCACGAAGGGGCGTGCGTACTCCAAGGGCAACCGGCAGAAGGTCGCCCTGATCGCAGCGTTCGCGGTGCCCGCCGACCTGTACGTCCTCGACGAGCCGACCAGCGGCCTCGATCCGCTCATGGAGGTCGTGTTCCGCTCCGAGATCGCCCGCGTCCGCGACGCGGGGGCCACGGTGCTGCTGTCGAGCCACATCCTGTCCGAGGTGGAGCTTCTCTGCGATCGGCTCTCGATCATCCGCGCCGGGCGCATCGTCGAGACCGGCACGCTCGCCGACCTCCGCCACCTCACCCGCACGGAGGTCTCGTTCGACCTGCCCGAGGGCGACGGGCGAGCGGATGCCGCGGCCGCCGGCATCCCGGAGGCGCAGGACCTCACCGTCGAAGACGGGCGCGTGCGCTTCAGCGTCGACAGCGACCGCGTGAGCGCAGTGCTCCCGACCCTGGCCGAACGCTCCGTCACCGGTCTGCGCATCGCGCCGCCGTCGCTCGAGGAGCTGTTCCTCCGCCATTACGGCGACGACGAGAGCCGTCCGCGATGAGGGCCGTCCGGATCCTCCTGGGCCAGCGGCTCCGCCGCGACCGCCGGCAGGTGCCGGCCTGGGTCGTCGGGACGGCGCTGCTCGCCCTCCTCTCGTACGTCGGCGTGAGCCAGACCTACGGCACGGAGTCCGACCGCGTCGCGCTGCTGGCGACGGCCGTCGCCAACCCGGTCATCATGCTGTTCCGCGGATTGCCCTCGGGTGCCGGCGAGGGGCCCTTCGTCGCGTTCCTCATCCTCCCGTTCCTCGCGATGCTCGCCGCGTTCATGAGCACCTTCCTCGCGGTGCGGCACACCCGCGCGGAGGAGGAGCAGGGGCGGGCCGAGCTCATCTCCGCGACCCCCGCCGGACGGATCGCCCCGACGACGGCGACCATCGCGCACGGCGTCCTGGCGAATGTCGCCCTCGCCGTGCTCAGCGCCCTCGCACTTCTCGCGTGCGGGTTGCCCGCGGCGGGATCCTGGCTCACGGGGGCGGCCGCGGCCACGGTCGGCCTGGTCTTCCTGGGCGTCGGGCTGGTCGCCGCGCAGGTGCTCTCCACCGCCCGCGCGGCCAACGCCCTCGCCGTCTGGCTGGTGCTGCTCACCTACCTGATCGGCGGGATCGGCAACGCACTGGGCACGCCCGGTGCCGACCTCCAGCGCATCGAGAGCTCCGGTCTCGCCTGGCTGTCGCCGTTCGGCTGGTCCGAGAACGCCCGCCCCTTCGCGGACGACGACGTGCGGCCGGTGCTGCTCGCCCTGCTCGTCGGCGGCCTCCTCGTGGCTGCCTCCGTCGTGCTCGCGACCCACCGGGACCTCGGCGAGGGGTTCGTGGCGGCACGCGCCGGACGGCCCTCCGCGCGTCCCGCGCTCTCGACGCCGGTCGCGCTGGCGTGGCGGCTCACGTGGCCCGCCATCGCCGGCTGGGCAGCGGGAGGACTGGTGACGGGTCTGCTCGCCACCCGGCTGTCCGCGGCGCTCGCGGACGCGGCATCCGATCTGCCGTCGGTGCAGGCGATCCTCGATGCGCTGACGCGCGACGGCTCGCTCGCGCAGGGGGCGATCGTCATCTTCTTCACGATGCTGGGGATCCTCGCCGCGTGCGCCGCCGTGCAGGTGATCTGCCGGGCACGCCAGGAGGAGGCCCGCGGCACCGCGGAGGCCGTGCTGTCCACGCCGACCGGACGCGTGGGCTGGCTCGGCGGGTACCTCGCCGTGGGGTTCGCCGCGATCCTGCTCGTGGTCGCCGCGGCGGTGGCCGGTGCCGCGCTCGGGCTGATCGGGGGCGACATGTCGCTCCTCGGCGATGTGCTCGTCACCGGCGGCGGACAGGCGGCCGCGGCATCCGTGTTCCTCGTCGTCACCGCCCTCGTCTTCGTCCTCGCCCCCCGCCTGACGATCCCTC is part of the Microbacterium lemovicicum genome and encodes:
- a CDS encoding GntR family transcriptional regulator; its protein translation is MRASDRAYERLLDEIQSGQLPAGAVLSEVGQSTRLGVSRTPLREALSRLAADGLVVQQSPRVTVVAGIAARDIRDLFEVRTALETTAARAAARRGDPAVFAALAEEFRAAGLDDAALDAYYALIARFDRAVDAAADNARLSAALRTVRTHLVRVRRLARDKPARLAASAAEHRLIAAAIADADADLAASATAVHLHNALESALLSLEDAPRPLTPSGRTS
- a CDS encoding ABC transporter permease encodes the protein MRAVRILLGQRLRRDRRQVPAWVVGTALLALLSYVGVSQTYGTESDRVALLATAVANPVIMLFRGLPSGAGEGPFVAFLILPFLAMLAAFMSTFLAVRHTRAEEEQGRAELISATPAGRIAPTTATIAHGVLANVALAVLSALALLACGLPAAGSWLTGAAAATVGLVFLGVGLVAAQVLSTARAANALAVWLVLLTYLIGGIGNALGTPGADLQRIESSGLAWLSPFGWSENARPFADDDVRPVLLALLVGGLLVAASVVLATHRDLGEGFVAARAGRPSARPALSTPVALAWRLTWPAIAGWAAGGLVTGLLATRLSAALADAASDLPSVQAILDALTRDGSLAQGAIVIFFTMLGILAACAAVQVICRARQEEARGTAEAVLSTPTGRVGWLGGYLAVGFAAILLVVAAAVAGAALGLIGGDMSLLGDVLVTGGGQAAAASVFLVVTALVFVLAPRLTIPLGWTLVMLGMILGLFGALFGFPDAVVHLAPIADAPTVTGDGVDPQGLGWLLATTVVGGGGALGLMRRRELAPAG
- a CDS encoding thiolase family protein; amino-acid sequence: MTRTAVIVDVVRTPVGRGKPGGVLSGVHPVDLAAGVLRSVLERNGLESRQVDDVLLGCVSQVGEQSSNVARQAVLAAGFDVGVPATTIDRQCGSSQQAVHFAAQGVMAGAYDIVIAGGVESMSRVPLGISTSVAGSPMSPLLRARYPEGLVNQGVSAELIAHRWRLDREELDTYAALSHRRAADAAASGLFDGQLLPVEADGSTVTADETVRPATTVEGLAGLAPAFRTEALAERFPELDWRITPGNSSPLTDGASAALIMAEETAVALGLRPRARFHAFAVVGDDPLMMLTGPIPATRRILERSGLGMADLDAYEVNEAFASVPLAWARELDADPDALNAWGGAIALGHALGSSGTRLLGTLLARLEARGGRYGLQTMCEGGGMANATIIERL
- a CDS encoding bifunctional 2-methylcitrate synthase/citrate synthase; this encodes MSDTDIKKGLAGVTVDYTAISKVNPDSNSLLYRGYPVQELAATHSFEAVAYLLWHGELPDDEQLAELRRTERSQRALPEDVKQTIDLLPLTAHPMDVVRTAVSAIGAADEETADASPEADLRKSVRLFAVLPAVVAYDQRRRRGQELIAPRDDLDYSANFLWMTFGELPDEVVRRAFDVSMILYAEHSFNASTFTARVITSTMSDLYSAVVGAVGALKGALHGGANEAVMHIFDDIGSAENVGPWLDDALASKRKVMGFGHRVYKRGDSRVPTMKAALDTLVAHEGAGDLAALYDALESDFVGRKGIYPNLDYPSGPAYHLMGFDTLTFTPLFVAARVTGWTAHIMEQAASNALIRPLSAYNGPDERHVDGYVADTAAAEAAERPEEAEA
- a CDS encoding DUF3072 domain-containing protein; the protein is MSENNSSGETLGSTESADNPAVKDPSDWVTGDEPMTAPQRSYLDTLAREAGEEISADLTKAEASEHIERLQSETGRGSE
- the prpB gene encoding methylisocitrate lyase yields the protein MLYATTSASEKRRLFRERLATGELLRFPGAFNPLSARLIDRKGFEGVYISGAVLSADLGLPDIGLTTLTEVAGRGQQIARMTELPAIIDADTGFGEPMNVARTVQTLEDAGLAGMHIEDQVNPKRCGHLDGKAVVDDDTAVKRIRAAVDARRDASFLVMARTDIRAVEGMDAALDRARALVDAGADAIFPEAMRTIEEFAAMRAAVDVPILANMTEFGKSELFPAQQLADVGVNIVIWPVSLLRMAMGAAGRALDTLDAEGHLTGRLDEMQHRADLYDLIDYEGYNHFDTSVFNFTITKD
- a CDS encoding ABC transporter ATP-binding protein, which gives rise to MTPVIRTTHLVKRYGRLSALDGLDLAVDAGSVHGFLGPNGAGKSTTIRILLGLARATSGSAEVFGHDPWRDAVPLHRRIASVPGDVSVWPNLSGGEAIDVLARLRGAQRHDRAYRNERERLVEAFQFDPRTKGRAYSKGNRQKVALIAAFAVPADLYVLDEPTSGLDPLMEVVFRSEIARVRDAGATVLLSSHILSEVELLCDRLSIIRAGRIVETGTLADLRHLTRTEVSFDLPEGDGRADAAAAGIPEAQDLTVEDGRVRFSVDSDRVSAVLPTLAERSVTGLRIAPPSLEELFLRHYGDDESRPR
- a CDS encoding acyl-CoA dehydrogenase family protein, coding for MSDLMVAVSAEERTAMVEAVRDFAATELAPHALEWDETKTFPRETIRRAGELGLGGLYVREDVGGTGLARVDAVALVEELAKADPAVAAFITIHNMVAWMIDTYGTEEQRRDWLPSLSSMVDLGSYCLTEPGAGSDAAAIATSAIRVAGDAADGSDDGFVLTGVKQFISGGGEAAVYVVMARTGEPGARGITAFLVPGDATGLSFGPNEKKMGWNAQPTRQVILDEVRVPASAVLGTLGGGFKIAMSALNGGRVNIAACSLGGAQWALDRAIRYVHERFTFGEPLSERQSVVFTLADMATELTAARALVRDAARAIDEHAPDAAMQCAMAKRFATDAGFRVANDALQLHGGYGYLHDYGIEKVVRDLRVHQILEGTNEIMRVIIGRELMAAAS
- a CDS encoding MmgE/PrpD family protein, with translation MTVTHHLRVHRSDEELAREGQLAWRLAEIAADPVEVDDDVADMIINRVIDNAAVAAASLTRAPVSAARQQALDHAVSISGAGATVFGCTLERRTSPEWAAWANGVAVRELDYHDTFLAAEYSHPGDNIPPILAVAQHVGSEGRALLRGLATGYEIQIDLVRAISLHRHKIDHVAHLGPSAAAGIGTLLGLPAETIYQAVGQALHTTTATRQSRKGEISTWKAHAPAFAGKMAVEAVDRAMRGETSPSPIYEGEDGVIAWMLDGPDASYEVPLPGPGESKRGILDSYTKEHSAEYQAQAWIDLARRLHDERPDAADPANVESIVLHTSHHTHHVIGSGANDPQKYDPTASRETLDHSIPYIFAVALQDGGWHHVDSYAPERAGRPDTVALWHKVTTAEDAEWTRRYHSEDPDEKAFGGRVVIRFTDGSELTDEIAVADAHPLGARPFGREDYIRKFRLLAEPVLEPAEIERFLDLAQRLPELTVDEVRQLSIVATRGVLAGAPAPKGLF